In Pelmatolapia mariae isolate MD_Pm_ZW linkage group LG2, Pm_UMD_F_2, whole genome shotgun sequence, one DNA window encodes the following:
- the LOC134637352 gene encoding POU domain, class 3, transcription factor 4-like, whose product MATAASSPYTLLSSSPMIHPESQAMQPASPYRGHQKLLQSDYLQSVQNGHSLGHQWASNLSEGSPWSASMEQQDVKPGREDLQLGIIHHRSPHVAHHSPHQNNHGNHPGAWGTPVSHNSSITSGQQINIYSQTGFTVNGMLDHGGLTPPPNPQGQGMHPGLRDTLSPEHSDLGGHHCHDHSDEETPTSDELEHFAKQFKQRRIKLGFTQADVGLALGTLYGNVFSQTTICRFEALQLSFKNMCKLKPLLNKWLEEADSSTGSSSSIDKIAAQGRKRKKRTSIEVSVKGVLETHFLKCPKPSAQEISSLADSLQLEKEVVRVWFCNRRQKEKRMTPPGEQPPHEGPYSHSGSAGDASSCHDL is encoded by the coding sequence ATGGCTACAGCTGCCTCGAGCCCCTACACCCTGCTCAGTTCCAGTCCCATGATCCACCCGGAGAGCCAGGCCATGCAGCCTGCTAGCCCCTACAGAGGACATCAGAAACTGCTCCAGAGTGACTACCTGCAAAGCGTCCAGAACGGGCACTCCCTCGGGCACCAGTGGGCAAGCAACCTGTCGGAGGGGAGCCCCTGGTCGGCCTCCATGGAGCAACAGGACGTGAAACCGGGCCGAGAGGACCTCCAGCTCGGCATCATCCATCACCGCTCTCCGCACGTAGCGCATCACTCTCCTCATCAAaacaaccatggcaaccacCCGGGAGCCTGGGGGACTCCGGTGTCCCACAACTCCTCGATCACCAGCGGGCAGCAGATCAACATCTACTCCCAGACGGGCTTCACTGTCAACGGCATGCTGGACCACGGGGGGCTCACACCTCCACCCAACCCGCAGGGCCAAGGCATGCACCCGGGCCTCAGGGACACACTTAGCCCCGAGCACAGCGACCTCGGCGGACACCACTGCCACGACCACTCCGACGAGGAGACGCCGACTTCGGACGAGCTGGAGCACTTTGCCAAGCAGTTCAAACAGAGGAGAATCAAACTGGGCTTTACGCAGGCGGACGTGGGTTTGGCTCTGGGCACGCTGTACGGTAACGTCTTTTCCCAAACTACTATCTGCAGGTTCGAGGCTTTGCAGCTGAGCTTTAAAAACATGTGCAAACTAAAGCCGCTGCTGAACAAGTGGCTGGAGGAGGCGGACTCGTCCACGGGCAGCTCCAGCAGTATAGACAAGATAGCAGCTCaggggagaaagaggaagaagaggacgTCCATCGAAGTGAGCGTGAAGGGAGTTCTCGAGACGCACTTTCTCAAGTGTCCCAAGCCTTCCGCGCAGGAGATCTCGTCGCTGGCGGACTCGCTTCAGCTGGAGAAGGAGGTGGTGCGCGTGTGGTTCTGCAACCGGAGGCAGAAGGAGAAGCGCATGACGCCGCCCGGAGAGCAGCCGCCCCACGAGGGACCCTATTCTCACAGCGGGAGCGCGGGAGACGCCTCCTCGTGCCATGATCTCTGA
- the rps6kal gene encoding ribosomal protein S6 kinase alpha-6: MEVNSVSSEVNGHQIMDEPMEEGESFSHCDDGTYKEIPITHHVKEGCEKADPSQFELLKVLGQGSFGKVFLVRKIVGPDAGQLYAMKVLKKASLKVRDRVRTKMERDILVEVNHPFIVKLHYAFQTEGKLYLILDFLRGGDVFTRLSKEVMFTEEDVKFYLAELALALDHLHNLGIVYRDLKPENILLDEAGHIKLTDFGLSKESVDADKKAYSFCGTVEYMAPEVVNRRGHTQSADWWSLGVLMFEMLTGTLPFQGKDRNETMNMILKAKLGMPQFLSLEAQSLLRMLFKRNPANRLGAGPDGVEEIKRHAFFSTIDWNKLYRRELQPPFKPAAGKPDDTFCFDPEFTAKTPKDSPGIPPSANAHQLFKGFSFVAPTPMDENKSSPLLSILPIVQLHGGSAKFSDMYELQEDIGVGSYSICKRCVHRVSAMDYAVKIIDKSKRDPSEEIEILMRYGQHPNIITLKDVYDEGRYVYLVTELMKGGELLDRILRQKFFSEREASAVLYTITKTVDYLHCQGVVHRDLKPSNILYMDDSGNPDSIRICDFGFAKQLRGGNGLLLTPCYTANFVAPEVLMRQGYDAACDIWSLGVLLYTMLAGYTPFANGPNDTPEEILLRIGSGKFSLTGGNWDTVSDSSKDLLSHMLHVDPHQRYTAEQVLKHSWITCRDTLPHFQLTRHDAPHLVKGAMAATYSALSQKTSQPVLEPVAASSLAQRRSMKKLTSTDM, encoded by the exons GTCAATGGGCATCAGATCATGGATGAGCCCATGGAGGAGGGAGAGTCTTTCTCACACTGT GATGATGGGACATATAAGGAGATTCCTATCACCCACCATGTAAAAGAGGGCTGCGAGAAAGCCGATCCGTCTCAGTTTGAACTGCTAAAAGTCCTCGGCCAGGGCTCTTTCGGCAAG GTGTTTCTTGTCAGGAAGATTGTGGGTCCAGATGCTGGTCAGTTATATGCAATGAAAGTTCTAAAAAAGGCATCTTTGAAAG TCAGGGACAGAGTTCGCACTAAGATGGAAAGAGACATTTTAGTGGAAGTCAATCATCCCTTCATAGTGAAATTGCACTACG CCTTTCAGACAGAAGGGAAACTGTATTTAATACTGGACTTTCTCAGGGGAGGGGATGTATTCACTCGCTTATCCAAAGAG GTTATGTTTACAGAGGAAGATGTGAAATTCTACCTTGCAGAGCTGGCCCTGGCCCTCGACCATCTGCACAACCTGGGCATAGTTTACAGAGATCTCAAGCCAGAGAA CATCTTACTTGATGAAGCTGGACACATAAAGTTAACAG ACTTTGGTTTGAGTAAAGAGTCGGTAGATGCTGATAAGAAGGCATATTCCTTCTGTGGTACGGTGGAGTATATGGCCCCTGAGGTGGTCAACAGGAGAGGACACACGCAGAGTGCAGACTGGTGGTCTCTGGGAGTACTTATG TTTGAAATGCTCACAGGGACGTTACCATTCCAAGGGAAAGACCGCAATGAGACTATGAACATGATTCTCAA AGCTAAGTTGGGAATGCCCCAGTTCCTTAGTTTGGAAGCCCAGAGTTTGCTGAGAATGCTGTTTAAACGTAACCCCGCTAACAGGCTAG GGGCCGGGCCCGACGGCGTGGAAGAGATCAAACGCCATGCATTCTTTTCCACCATCGACTGGAAT AAACTGTACAGGAGAGAGCTCCAGCCCCCGTTCAAGCCCGCAGCAGGTAAACCAGATGACACGTTCtgctttgacccagagttcaccGCTAAAACGCCGAAAG ACTCCCCAGGTATCCCGCCCAGTGCTAATGCACACCAGCTCTTCAAAGGCTTCAGTTTTGTTGCGCCGACCCCCATGGATGAGAACAAGAGCTCCCCGCTGCTCAGCATCCTCCCCATAGTTCAG CTGCACGGAGGCTCAGCCAAGTTCTCCGACATGTACGAGCTGCAGGAGGACATCGGGGTCGGCTCCTACTCTATTTGTAAACGCTGTGTACACCGAGTCTCTGCCATGGACTATGCTGTGAAG ATTATAGACAAAAGTAAGAGGGACCCCTCCGAAGAGATCGAAATCCTGATGCGATATGGACAGCACCCCAACATCATCACTCTGAAAGAC GTGTATGACGAGGGCAGGTATGTATACCTGGTGACGGAGCTGATGAAGGGAGGGGAGCTGCTGGATCGAATCCTCAGGCAGAAGTTTTTCTCCGAGAGAGAAGCAAGTGCTGTTCTTTACACCATTACAAAGACTGTTGACTACCTCCACTGCCAAGGG gTAGTACACCGAGACCTGAAGCCCAGCAACATCCTGTACATGGACGACTCGGGGAATCCCGACTCCATCAGGATCTGTGATTTTGGATTCGCTAAGCAGCTCCGGGGAGGCAACGGCCTCCTTCTAACCCCCTGTTACACCGCCAACTTTGTGGCACCAGAG GTACTAATGCGACAAGGTTATGATGCAGCCTGTGATATATGGAGCCTTGGAGTCTTGCTGTATACCATGTTAGCAGG GTACACACCGTTCGCTAATGGGCCAAACGACACACCGGAAGAGATTCTTCTCCGGATAGGATCTGGGAAGTTCTCTTTGACGGGTGGCAACTGGGATACTGTGTCAGACAGCTCGAAG GACTTGCTGTCCCATATGCTCCATGTGGACCCTCACCAGCGATACACAGCAGAGCAGGTTCTAAAGCATTCCTGGATCACGTGCAGAGATACTCTACCGCACTTCCAGCTCACACGCCATGATGCACCGCACCTCGTCAAG GGAGCGATGGCTGCCACCTATTCAGCTCTGAGCCAGAAGACGAGTCAGCCGGTGTTGGAGCCTGTGGCGGCATCCAGTTTAGCCCAGAGACGCAGCATGAAGAAACTCACCTCGACGGACATGTAG